A single region of the Alkalinema sp. FACHB-956 genome encodes:
- a CDS encoding GAF domain-containing protein, with protein MNQMWELLQTLFAPDTYMPHGHCYLWQTPLVGLHVVSDLLIAIAYFSIPAMLIYFIYKRSDIPFSKVFGLFGAFIILCGTGHLLEIWTLWHPAYWLSGIEKALTALISCYTALALSELLPKFLALRTPEQLEAINQQLEQQIAVSEAAREERQQAEQTLKNIVAGTASVTGEAFFPALVETLATALNVRHAFVSERVGDRGDQLRILAFWPDDRMVSNQDYAIAGTPCQVVVDQARLAYYPEAVTAHFPEEPSLKTMEAVCYLGVPLLDGEQNVIGVLCVTHDRPLTNEENAKAIMTVFAARAAIELQRQRAEFALRQAYDELEMRVQERTAELVAVNVALEKEIQERTAAEAALRASEERWQLAARGSNDGIWDWNLQANQVFFSPGWKQMLGYEDAEIPNQLEEWSKRVHPEDYNPVHQAIQNHLAQKTPFYAHEFRMRCKDGSYKWILARGQALWDAQGNPLRMTGSHTDISDRKRAEITLRQTAEREQATSRVIQQMRQTLDLETIFTSTTQELRQAIHCDRVLVYRFNPDWSGEMVAEAVASGWVPFKTNVCNPEFSTSAINQPYCKAKDLNSSDNLIEDTYLKETQGGSYRQGIPYRCAPDIYKAGFDDCYLQLLEHLQARSYLIVPIMLGNQLWGLLAAYQNSAPRQWETAEIQIMTQVGSQLGVAVQQAELLARTQAQSSALKLAKEAADAANRAKSEFLANMSHELRTPLNAILGFTQLMQRDKSLSIDHQTQVGIISRSGEHLLSLINDILDMSKIEAGRMTLTPSQFALDCLVDNVEEMLRPTAESKGLKLTFDCDPISYYLETDESKLRQVLINLLGNAIKFTETGEVRLTVRSTPVAESAQKIRLSFTIQDTGVGIAPQEFDQLFKPFSQTQSGLKSRKGTGLGLPISQKFVQLMGGEITVTSQVGEGSCFQFTIEAGVTEPILSDVRSMVPQQVIGLAPHEPTYRILVVDDEEANRLVLVQLLSSVGFEVQEAANGQQAIDVWHQWQPNLIWMDMQMPVMNGYEATHRIKTDPQGTPTIVIALTASAFEEQRQEILEAKCDDFVRKPFQEQEIWQKMADHLGVEYCYEAIDPPAFLEAQSSTAEQANFVLDASALVMMPTQWINQMHQAATQGNDASLTQLIEDIPPDHSELAQALNDLVDNLRFDRLMALTAS; from the coding sequence CCTGGCATTGAGTGAGCTTCTGCCCAAATTCCTTGCCCTGCGCACCCCCGAGCAACTCGAAGCCATTAACCAGCAATTAGAACAACAAATTGCCGTCAGCGAAGCGGCCCGCGAAGAACGGCAGCAGGCAGAGCAAACCTTAAAAAATATTGTGGCAGGCACCGCTTCAGTCACTGGAGAGGCGTTCTTTCCAGCCTTGGTGGAAACCTTGGCAACGGCCCTCAATGTCCGCCATGCCTTTGTCTCAGAACGGGTGGGCGATCGGGGCGATCAATTGCGCATCCTCGCCTTTTGGCCAGACGATCGGATGGTCAGTAACCAGGACTATGCCATTGCCGGAACGCCCTGCCAGGTAGTGGTAGATCAGGCCCGTCTCGCCTATTATCCGGAGGCCGTCACCGCCCACTTTCCGGAAGAGCCCAGCCTCAAAACCATGGAAGCGGTTTGCTACCTAGGCGTCCCGCTGCTGGATGGTGAACAAAATGTCATTGGCGTTCTGTGTGTCACCCACGATCGCCCCCTCACGAACGAAGAAAATGCTAAAGCCATCATGACGGTGTTTGCTGCCCGCGCCGCGATCGAACTTCAGCGGCAACGGGCAGAATTCGCACTGCGCCAAGCCTACGATGAGTTGGAAATGCGCGTCCAGGAACGCACCGCAGAATTAGTCGCCGTGAACGTAGCGTTAGAAAAAGAAATTCAAGAACGGACTGCCGCCGAAGCCGCCCTACGAGCCAGTGAAGAACGTTGGCAATTAGCAGCAAGAGGCAGTAATGATGGGATTTGGGATTGGAATCTTCAAGCCAATCAAGTGTTCTTTTCTCCGGGCTGGAAGCAGATGTTGGGCTATGAAGACGCCGAAATTCCGAACCAGTTAGAGGAATGGTCAAAACGGGTTCATCCCGAAGATTACAATCCAGTGCATCAAGCCATCCAAAATCACCTCGCCCAAAAAACACCGTTCTACGCCCACGAGTTTCGGATGCGCTGTAAAGACGGCTCCTACAAATGGATTTTAGCCCGAGGCCAAGCCCTGTGGGACGCCCAAGGCAACCCCCTCCGAATGACAGGTTCCCATACGGACATTAGCGATCGTAAACGGGCAGAAATTACGCTGCGCCAAACCGCCGAGCGGGAACAAGCCACTTCCCGCGTGATTCAGCAAATGCGCCAAACCTTGGATCTAGAAACGATTTTCACCTCGACGACCCAAGAACTCCGCCAAGCGATCCACTGCGATCGGGTCTTGGTCTATCGGTTTAACCCCGACTGGAGCGGTGAAATGGTTGCTGAAGCCGTTGCTAGCGGCTGGGTTCCCTTCAAAACGAATGTTTGTAACCCTGAATTTTCCACCAGCGCCATTAACCAACCCTATTGCAAAGCTAAGGATCTCAACAGTTCCGACAATCTAATCGAAGACACCTATCTGAAGGAAACCCAAGGCGGCTCCTATCGCCAAGGGATTCCCTATCGCTGTGCACCGGATATTTATAAAGCAGGCTTTGACGACTGTTATTTGCAATTGCTGGAACATCTGCAAGCCCGATCGTATTTGATTGTGCCGATTATGCTGGGGAATCAACTGTGGGGACTGTTGGCCGCCTATCAGAATTCCGCGCCGCGCCAGTGGGAAACCGCTGAGATCCAAATCATGACTCAAGTGGGCAGTCAGTTAGGCGTTGCGGTGCAGCAGGCAGAACTCCTTGCCCGCACCCAAGCCCAATCCAGTGCCCTTAAACTAGCGAAGGAAGCAGCGGATGCCGCCAACCGGGCCAAAAGTGAATTTCTGGCCAATATGAGCCATGAACTACGCACACCGCTGAACGCCATTTTAGGCTTTACGCAACTGATGCAGCGGGACAAATCCCTGTCGATCGATCATCAAACTCAAGTCGGTATTATCAGCCGCAGTGGAGAACATCTGTTATCGCTGATTAACGACATTTTGGATATGTCCAAGATTGAAGCAGGGCGGATGACCCTCACCCCCAGCCAATTTGCGTTGGATTGCTTGGTGGATAATGTCGAGGAAATGCTCCGACCTACCGCAGAAAGCAAGGGATTGAAGCTGACCTTCGATTGTGATCCCATTTCCTATTATTTAGAAACCGATGAAAGTAAACTGCGGCAGGTTTTGATTAATCTGCTGGGGAATGCCATTAAGTTCACAGAAACGGGGGAGGTGCGATTAACTGTACGATCGACCCCCGTTGCAGAATCCGCTCAAAAAATTCGGCTTAGCTTTACCATCCAAGACACCGGGGTCGGCATTGCTCCCCAGGAATTTGACCAATTATTTAAGCCCTTTAGCCAAACCCAATCGGGTCTGAAATCCCGCAAGGGCACCGGACTAGGATTGCCGATTAGCCAGAAGTTTGTCCAACTCATGGGTGGTGAAATTACCGTTACCAGCCAGGTTGGAGAAGGCAGTTGTTTTCAATTTACGATCGAGGCGGGCGTGACGGAACCCATTCTCTCGGACGTGCGATCGATGGTTCCGCAACAGGTCATTGGCCTTGCCCCCCACGAGCCGACCTATCGCATTCTCGTCGTGGATGATGAAGAAGCCAATCGCCTAGTGTTAGTGCAGTTGCTCAGTTCTGTGGGCTTTGAAGTGCAGGAAGCCGCCAATGGCCAACAGGCGATCGACGTTTGGCACCAGTGGCAGCCGAACTTGATTTGGATGGATATGCAAATGCCTGTGATGAATGGCTATGAGGCCACCCACCGGATCAAAACCGATCCCCAGGGAACCCCCACGATCGTCATTGCCCTAACTGCGAGTGCCTTTGAAGAACAGCGGCAGGAAATTCTGGAGGCAAAATGTGATGATTTTGTGCGGAAACCGTTTCAAGAGCAGGAAATTTGGCAAAAAATGGCCGATCATTTAGGCGTGGAATATTGCTATGAAGCGATCGATCCCCCAGCCTTCCTAGAGGCCCAATCTTCCACTGCCGAGCAAGCTAATTTTGTCCTAGATGCCTCAGCCTTAGTCATGATGCCAACCCAGTGGATCAACCAGATGCATCAAGCCGCCACGCAAGGCAATGATGCGAGCCTCACTCAACTGATCGAAGACATTCCCCCAGACCATAGTGAGCTAGCCCAAGCCCTCAATGATTTAGTCGATAATCTACGCTTCGATCGCTTGATGGCGTTAACTGCCAGCTAG